One Roseomonas sp. OT10 DNA window includes the following coding sequences:
- a CDS encoding DUF7146 domain-containing protein yields MARQDASDLAHSLGRQAEAVCRHYLSSGRREGNYWLVGDARNTPGRSMYVRLKDTPKGPAGKWTDAATGEHGDLLDVIRESCGLIDFKDVADEARTFLSVPPAPEARQHERQNPAPHGSPEAARRLVRMSQPIHGTLVQTYLRERGITDLRGTGSLHFHPRCYYRPEEHSPTETWPAMIAAVTDLDGKITGAHRTWLDPRRRDKAPIDTPRRAMGDLLGNAVRFGIGSDVIAAGEGIETVLSLRQVLPDMPMLAALSAAHLAAILFPDTLRRLYIVRDNDPAGDAARDTLIERADAAGIEAIVISPQLGDFNQDLRSLGLDALSVEARLQVAPQDVARFMALAA; encoded by the coding sequence ATGGCACGTCAGGACGCTTCCGATCTTGCGCACAGTCTCGGCCGGCAGGCCGAGGCGGTGTGCCGGCATTATCTTTCCAGCGGTCGCCGCGAGGGCAACTACTGGCTCGTGGGCGATGCGCGCAACACACCCGGCCGCTCGATGTACGTCCGGCTCAAGGACACGCCGAAAGGTCCCGCCGGCAAATGGACCGATGCGGCGACGGGCGAGCATGGCGATCTCCTCGACGTCATCCGAGAAAGCTGCGGCCTCATCGACTTCAAGGATGTCGCCGACGAGGCGCGGACCTTTCTCTCAGTGCCGCCGGCACCGGAGGCCCGTCAGCACGAACGGCAGAACCCAGCGCCGCATGGCTCCCCCGAAGCGGCCCGCCGACTGGTCCGCATGTCGCAGCCGATCCACGGCACGCTCGTACAAACGTATTTACGGGAACGCGGCATTACGGATTTGCGCGGAACCGGAAGCCTGCATTTCCACCCGCGCTGCTATTATCGCCCCGAAGAGCATTCGCCGACCGAGACCTGGCCGGCGATGATCGCGGCCGTCACCGACCTCGACGGCAAGATCACCGGGGCGCATCGCACCTGGCTCGATCCGCGCCGCCGCGACAAGGCGCCAATCGACACGCCGAGGCGAGCCATGGGCGATCTTCTCGGCAACGCGGTCCGCTTCGGCATAGGCAGCGATGTGATAGCGGCGGGCGAAGGCATCGAGACCGTCCTGTCGCTTCGTCAGGTCCTTCCCGACATGCCTATGCTGGCGGCGCTCTCCGCGGCCCATCTCGCTGCCATCCTGTTCCCCGACACACTGCGGCGGCTCTACATCGTCCGCGACAACGATCCGGCCGGTGACGCTGCGCGCGACACCCTCATCGAACGGGCCGACGCGGCCGGGATCGAGGCGATTGTCATCTCGCCGCAGCTGGGCGACTTCAACCAGGATCTGCGCAGCCTCGGCCTGGACGCATTGAGCGTGGAAGCCCGGTTGCAGGTCGCGCCGCAGGACGTCGCGCGCTTCATGGCGTTGGCGGCATAG
- a CDS encoding DUF2493 domain-containing protein has product MRDHDDYEPHHESSPTDHVLNELQLHGYRPFTDEPDQRLLPDGNQVAGAVADIFDALIGTLADTRLEPDLDDLLWSTVNVFHRATDRIGRELDDNEQSQKRAQREQDGSEVKSVELERLIAEGITLIERQNAFELMRDQAAEHYERHVGKPWLPRSGSKVNHRNLTSAMIDSRDFLMAKKRADQEVLLPPGPKIVVTGGLDFNDHQLIWAKLDQVHAKHAGMVLVHGKSPKGAERIASLWASNRNVPQIGFAPDWTKHGRSAPFKRNDQMLEIVPKGVLHFPGTGINDNLADKAKKLGIPVWKHGGA; this is encoded by the coding sequence ATGCGCGATCACGACGACTACGAACCGCATCACGAATCCTCACCCACCGACCATGTCCTTAACGAACTGCAACTTCACGGCTACCGACCCTTCACCGACGAGCCCGACCAGCGGCTTCTGCCGGACGGCAACCAGGTCGCGGGCGCCGTCGCCGACATCTTCGACGCTCTAATCGGCACCCTGGCAGACACGCGCCTCGAACCTGACCTCGACGATCTCCTCTGGTCGACCGTGAACGTTTTCCACCGCGCGACCGACCGGATCGGCCGCGAACTGGATGACAATGAGCAGTCCCAGAAGCGGGCGCAGCGCGAACAGGACGGCAGCGAGGTGAAATCGGTCGAACTGGAGCGCCTGATCGCAGAGGGGATCACGCTGATAGAGCGCCAGAACGCCTTCGAGCTAATGCGCGACCAGGCCGCCGAACACTACGAACGCCACGTCGGCAAGCCTTGGCTCCCGCGCAGCGGATCGAAGGTCAACCATCGCAATCTGACTTCGGCGATGATCGACAGCCGCGACTTCTTGATGGCGAAGAAGCGCGCCGATCAAGAGGTGCTCCTGCCGCCTGGCCCCAAGATCGTCGTCACCGGCGGCCTCGACTTCAATGATCACCAGCTTATCTGGGCAAAGCTCGATCAGGTTCACGCCAAGCACGCCGGCATGGTTCTCGTCCATGGAAAGTCGCCAAAGGGTGCCGAGAGGATCGCCTCGCTCTGGGCATCGAACCGCAACGTTCCGCAGATCGGCTTTGCACCCGATTGGACCAAGCACGGACGGTCGGCACCGTTCAAGCGGAATGACCAGATGCTCGAGATCGTGCCGAAGGGCGTGCTGCACTTCCCGGGCACGGGCATAAATGACAACCTCGCCGACAAGGCCAAGAAACTCGGCATTCCGGTTTGGAAGCACGGCGGCGCGTAA
- a CDS encoding DUF736 domain-containing protein, which yields MATIGTFKKTGSNEFTGEIVTLSVQAKGVRIVPDTRATGENAPSHRVLVGRAEIGAAWSKRSNEGRDYLGLKLDDPSFNAPIYANLFDDEDGDTFSLIWSRPSGRRGD from the coding sequence ATGGCGACCATCGGCACCTTCAAGAAGACCGGCTCGAACGAGTTCACCGGCGAAATCGTCACCCTCAGCGTCCAGGCCAAGGGCGTGCGCATCGTCCCCGATACCCGCGCCACCGGCGAGAACGCTCCCAGCCACCGCGTCCTGGTGGGCCGCGCCGAGATCGGCGCCGCCTGGTCGAAGCGCTCCAACGAGGGCCGCGACTATCTCGGCCTCAAGCTCGACGATCCGAGCTTCAACGCCCCGATCTACGCCAACCTCTTCGACGACGAGGACGGCGATACCTTCTCGCTGATCTGGTCCCGCCCGAGCGGGCGGCGCGGCGACTGA
- a CDS encoding helix-turn-helix domain-containing protein, with protein MITARQSRAARALLGWTQETLADKARVSLTALKRLESASGLEVYESTRDEVRRAFEQNGVVFLSSDRGVGVMVVDRKGQA; from the coding sequence ATGATCACCGCCCGACAATCACGGGCCGCGCGCGCGTTGCTGGGTTGGACACAGGAGACGCTCGCTGACAAGGCTCGCGTATCTCTGACCGCCCTCAAGCGCCTCGAGTCCGCCAGTGGCCTCGAGGTGTACGAGAGCACGCGGGATGAGGTCAGGCGCGCTTTCGAACAGAATGGCGTCGTGTTCCTGAGCTCCGACCGTGGTGTGGGAGTGATGGTGGTTGATCGCAAAG